One Natrinema marinum genomic window carries:
- a CDS encoding DUF7001 family protein, producing MVERVICYRAPSTVAEIDGVADWLRARVDANVSVRDRFLEVHRTDNLAERFAEARVPSPYERETGNTMLGTIRYEERALEHPEREGGVLYDGVAVQRALNAALPDEERDLETLHVAILDRAIGTWGDHDGRWHKRVHVLGQPALVSVPGLYEAPAKPEAYYKEKQRHALVSGDAPPREVLENQVEGDFLVADDPRTTDALKGYALQAYHYLETGEPFCDRECCRLFNAHYHEDLIDAQLREPAFCSEHAPVYSGSDR from the coding sequence ATGGTCGAGCGAGTCATCTGCTACCGCGCGCCGTCGACCGTCGCCGAGATCGACGGGGTCGCCGACTGGCTGCGGGCGCGGGTCGACGCCAACGTGAGCGTTCGGGACCGGTTCCTCGAGGTCCATCGCACGGACAACCTCGCCGAGCGCTTCGCCGAGGCCCGCGTGCCGTCGCCCTACGAGCGCGAGACCGGCAACACGATGCTGGGCACGATCCGCTACGAGGAGCGCGCCCTCGAGCACCCCGAACGCGAGGGCGGCGTCCTCTACGACGGCGTGGCGGTCCAGCGCGCGCTCAACGCCGCGCTGCCCGACGAAGAACGGGACCTCGAGACGCTGCACGTGGCGATCCTCGATCGCGCGATCGGGACGTGGGGCGACCACGACGGCCGCTGGCACAAGCGCGTACACGTCCTCGGCCAGCCGGCACTGGTTTCGGTGCCCGGCCTCTACGAGGCTCCTGCGAAGCCCGAGGCGTACTACAAGGAAAAGCAACGCCACGCACTGGTGTCGGGCGACGCACCGCCGCGGGAAGTCCTCGAGAATCAGGTCGAGGGCGACTTTCTGGTCGCCGACGATCCGCGGACCACCGACGCGCTGAAAGGGTACGCGCTGCAGGCCTACCACTACCTCGAGACCGGCGAACCCTTCTGCGATCGGGAGTGCTGTCGGCTCTTCAACGCCCACTACCACGAGGACCTGATCGACGCACAACTGCGCGAGCCGGCGTTCTGCAGCGAGCACGCGCCAGTATATAGTGGGTCTGACCGTTGA
- a CDS encoding acyl-CoA thioesterase produces MSAEFTVDVPVRFRDLDPMNHVNHAVYASYLEAGRTAYLRDVVGLEPEEISFVIVDLHLSYERPITQGDEPTVALSVSRLGDSSCTMAYEIRADGDVAATAETTIVHIDSETERPSPIPDAMAERIREYEGLEAAA; encoded by the coding sequence ATGAGTGCCGAGTTTACCGTCGACGTGCCCGTTCGGTTTCGCGATCTAGATCCGATGAACCACGTCAACCACGCCGTCTACGCGAGCTACCTCGAGGCCGGCCGGACCGCCTACCTTCGCGACGTGGTCGGTCTCGAGCCCGAGGAGATCTCCTTCGTTATCGTCGACCTCCACCTCTCCTACGAGCGGCCGATCACCCAGGGCGACGAGCCGACGGTCGCGCTCTCGGTGAGCCGGCTCGGCGACTCGAGTTGCACGATGGCCTACGAGATCCGCGCCGACGGCGACGTGGCGGCGACGGCCGAGACGACGATCGTCCACATCGACTCCGAGACGGAGCGGCCGAGCCCGATCCCCGACGCGATGGCCGAGCGAATCCGGGAGTACGAGGGGCTCGAGGCCGCTGCGTAG
- a CDS encoding class I SAM-dependent methyltransferase produces the protein MSDESAQEFYGRWARLYDLIARRTPGIARLRRRAAAACRLEPGDTVIEMGCGTGANLPVLRERVGPEGTVIGIDFTGPVLERARAATAAYDNVHVVQGDATQPPVGAALEDDEIDAVLATFVVGMLADPAGAVDDWCDLVGPDGTVVLANAARSDAWYAPPVNAVFRAIVVLSTPPTTQLRYENEPHIRLDEKIDAAHARLRERAVAVADESHVFGVVRVTGGALE, from the coding sequence ATGAGCGACGAATCCGCCCAGGAGTTCTACGGCCGCTGGGCCCGCCTCTACGACCTGATCGCGCGCAGAACGCCCGGTATCGCCCGCCTCCGCCGGCGAGCGGCCGCCGCCTGCCGCCTCGAGCCCGGCGACACCGTCATCGAGATGGGCTGTGGGACCGGTGCGAACCTCCCCGTCCTCCGCGAGCGGGTCGGCCCCGAGGGAACCGTGATCGGGATCGATTTCACCGGCCCCGTGCTCGAGCGCGCCCGCGCGGCCACCGCCGCGTACGACAACGTCCACGTCGTGCAGGGCGACGCAACGCAGCCACCGGTGGGGGCCGCGCTCGAGGACGACGAAATCGACGCCGTCCTCGCGACGTTCGTCGTCGGGATGCTCGCCGATCCGGCCGGCGCGGTCGACGATTGGTGCGACCTCGTCGGCCCCGACGGCACCGTCGTGCTGGCCAACGCCGCGCGCAGTGACGCGTGGTACGCCCCGCCGGTCAACGCCGTCTTCCGGGCGATCGTCGTCCTCTCGACACCGCCGACGACGCAGCTTCGATACGAGAACGAGCCCCACATCCGCCTCGACGAGAAGATCGACGCCGCCCACGCCCGCCTCCGCGAGCGCGCGGTCGCCGTCGCGGACGAGAGCCACGTCTTCGGCGTCGTTCGAGTGACCGGTGGCGCACTCGAATAG
- a CDS encoding thiamine-phosphate synthase family protein, with the protein MQFVEEIVVDEFLPTVRSLLASNLRDRGLTQSEVADVLGISQSAVSKYAHGDVTVNDRIADDDRVRDLVDELGTGLAAGDTSPIQALIELEVLIRDLESGGDLLAQLHEEAVPELADHGSGFRVHDPESELRASERVLSSLRQGLSILETASGFSGLIPAVGSNLVACTPDAESVDDVAGVPGRIFDVKGQATVPAAPEFGVSEHVARVLLAARRHGADVSAAINVRYDSELIDELAEAGHVAAEFDESGDVASSVGAAIEEEPEATVLYQTGGMGIEPLIYVLGRDAQSVADTIRSLV; encoded by the coding sequence ATGCAATTCGTCGAAGAAATCGTCGTGGACGAGTTCCTCCCGACCGTTCGGTCACTGCTCGCGAGCAACTTACGCGACCGGGGACTCACACAGAGCGAGGTGGCCGACGTGCTCGGGATCAGTCAGAGCGCCGTCTCCAAGTACGCCCACGGCGACGTGACGGTCAACGACCGCATCGCCGACGACGACCGCGTCCGCGATCTCGTCGACGAACTCGGGACCGGGCTGGCCGCCGGGGACACCTCGCCGATTCAAGCGCTGATCGAACTCGAGGTGTTGATCCGCGACCTCGAGTCCGGCGGCGACCTGCTCGCACAACTCCACGAGGAAGCGGTGCCGGAACTCGCCGACCACGGCTCGGGGTTCCGCGTCCACGATCCCGAGAGCGAACTCCGGGCCAGCGAGCGCGTCCTCTCGTCGCTCCGGCAAGGGCTGAGCATCCTCGAGACCGCGAGCGGCTTTTCGGGACTGATCCCGGCGGTCGGCTCGAACCTGGTCGCCTGCACGCCGGACGCCGAAAGCGTCGACGACGTCGCGGGCGTGCCGGGCCGGATCTTCGACGTGAAAGGGCAGGCGACGGTCCCCGCGGCCCCCGAGTTCGGCGTCTCCGAACACGTCGCGCGGGTGTTACTCGCCGCGCGCCGCCACGGAGCCGACGTTTCCGCGGCGATCAACGTCCGGTACGACTCGGAACTGATCGACGAACTGGCCGAGGCGGGCCACGTCGCCGCCGAATTCGACGAATCGGGCGATGTCGCCTCGAGCGTCGGCGCGGCGATCGAGGAGGAACCCGAGGCGACCGTGCTGTACCAGACCGGCGGGATGGGAATCGAGCCGCTGATCTACGTCCTCGGCCGGGACGCCCAGTCGGTCGCGGACACGATTCGCTCGCTCGTCTGA
- a CDS encoding DUF420 domain-containing protein: MATADARRRLRERPMGVTILLSIVGYALVLGTFLLDVPIYPDLTNAQVNLFSHVIAVINTTATVVLTLGWYWIRNGEVEKHRLAMVSGFVLILGFLVVYLLKVGGGGTKEFVGPDLAYYPYLIMLAVHIILSIVSVPVVLYALILGLTHTPAELRRTAHARIGRIAAAAWILSLFLGVVTYVLLNHVYSYEFAAMLVPIV, encoded by the coding sequence ATGGCAACCGCTGACGCGAGACGGCGCCTCCGCGAGCGGCCGATGGGCGTAACGATCCTCCTGTCGATCGTCGGGTACGCGCTGGTGCTCGGGACGTTCCTGCTGGACGTACCGATCTATCCCGACCTCACGAACGCGCAGGTCAACCTGTTCTCCCACGTTATCGCGGTCATCAACACGACCGCGACGGTCGTGCTGACGCTTGGCTGGTACTGGATCCGCAACGGCGAGGTCGAGAAACACCGGCTGGCGATGGTTTCCGGGTTCGTCCTGATCCTCGGCTTCCTCGTCGTCTACCTGCTCAAAGTCGGCGGCGGCGGGACCAAGGAATTCGTCGGCCCCGATCTGGCCTACTACCCCTACCTGATCATGCTCGCGGTTCACATCATCCTCTCGATCGTCTCGGTGCCGGTCGTCCTCTACGCGCTGATCCTCGGGCTAACCCACACGCCCGCGGAACTACGGCGGACGGCACACGCCCGCATCGGTCGGATCGCCGCCGCTGCGTGGATCCTCAGCCTGTTTCTTGGCGTCGTCACCTACGTGTTGCTCAACCACGTCTACAGCTACGAGTTCGCGGCGATGCTCGTCCCGATCGTGTAA
- a CDS encoding J domain-containing protein produces the protein MESHYEALGLSPDADERAVRRAYRSLLKKHHPDQGGSRERFLRIQEAYEEILGERAPGERETDIGAITEGTADTQRYQPTYDPTNGDEGGDHELTVSGEYLTLTLAGLVHGVDLEALVDGPVTAATTRTVAFFRVHNTSERTLSWQGKTNTSFFGDDGFLYEGSSIVAPHATDLPRRWTGTDVDLEPDRAVDGVVIAQEIPEAVTLDQVMYTQHVPDKDSNGLADTERYLFELKPLVRERLNRIPFKRR, from the coding sequence ATGGAGAGCCACTACGAGGCCCTCGGGCTATCTCCGGACGCCGACGAGCGGGCGGTTCGGCGGGCCTACCGGAGCTTGCTGAAAAAACACCATCCGGATCAGGGCGGCTCTCGAGAACGGTTTCTGCGGATTCAGGAGGCCTACGAGGAGATTCTGGGCGAGCGAGCGCCCGGCGAGCGCGAGACCGACATCGGTGCGATCACGGAGGGAACCGCCGACACACAGCGGTATCAACCGACCTATGACCCGACCAACGGCGACGAGGGCGGCGACCACGAATTGACGGTCAGCGGGGAGTACCTCACACTGACGCTGGCGGGCCTCGTCCACGGCGTCGACCTCGAAGCGTTGGTCGACGGTCCGGTCACCGCCGCGACGACGCGAACGGTCGCGTTCTTCCGCGTCCACAACACGAGCGAGCGCACCCTCTCCTGGCAGGGCAAGACGAACACGAGCTTCTTCGGCGACGACGGCTTTCTCTACGAGGGCTCGAGCATCGTCGCCCCCCACGCCACCGACCTTCCCCGTCGATGGACCGGAACCGACGTCGACCTCGAGCCCGACCGGGCGGTCGACGGCGTGGTCATCGCCCAGGAGATTCCGGAAGCCGTCACGCTCGATCAGGTCATGTACACCCAACACGTCCCTGACAAGGATTCGAACGGTCTCGCGGACACCGAGCGCTACCTCTTCGAACTAAAACCGCTCGTCCGCGAGCGCCTGAATCGGATCCCGTTCAAGCGGCGCTGA
- a CDS encoding HalOD1 output domain-containing protein produces MVEGGGSVSSSSGQTPSQAVIEAVAKAEGIEPAALSPPEYEPLHAVVDPAALDALFADRSNGAKRPHGTVSFPFCGYAVTVDRDGTVALEEPTESVD; encoded by the coding sequence ATGGTGGAGGGTGGCGGTAGCGTCAGTTCGTCGTCCGGCCAAACGCCGAGTCAGGCGGTGATCGAAGCGGTCGCAAAAGCGGAGGGGATCGAGCCGGCGGCGTTGTCCCCGCCGGAGTACGAACCGCTGCACGCCGTCGTGGATCCGGCGGCGCTCGACGCGCTCTTTGCGGACCGATCGAACGGGGCGAAGCGACCGCACGGGACCGTCTCGTTTCCCTTCTGCGGGTACGCTGTCACCGTCGATCGGGACGGTACGGTCGCGCTCGAGGAACCGACCGAGTCCGTCGACTGA
- the leuS gene encoding leucine--tRNA ligase, producing MTSHYDHAQVQEFWQYVWERDDVYALDPDAEDPTYVLGMFPYTSGTLHMGHIRNYAITDAYSRYRRMRGDDVLHPMGWDAFGLPAENAAVERKTDPESWTQACIRRMREELETMGFGYDWSREVTTCEPEYYRWNQWLFERLYEAGLVEYEAATVNWCPDCETVLADAQVAEREVEHNESSDREAAEAATSGGERVCWRCETPVGRRELDQWFFTITDYAEELYDGLEDLEGWPEGVREIQRNWIGRQEGARIGFDVAVDGESSDGGDHTVDVFTTRPETIYGATYLAVSPGHDLARELAESDDDVAEYVDAVREQDPHEVGFAGVETDATAVHPLTGDELPVYVAGYVLEDVGTGAVMGVPGHNERDHAFALEHDLPIERVIVPEATAGSDGDAGRDGSDGETAETTPYTGEGVLESSGEYDGLDSERARERLVADHEALAEDVTYRLRDWLISRQRYWGTPIPVVHCDDCGRVLVPAEELPVELPEFVQTTGNPLDAAEEWKETTCPECGGPAERETDTMDTFVDSSWYFLRFLSPHLEDAPFDSELADEWLPVDVYVGGEEHAILHLLYTRFFTRALADLGLLERREPIAELRSQGTVLYDGEKMSSSKGNVVAPQEYGAETTRLFVLSAAHPEQDFEWTANNVRGAYDLQQTLYGMATDFVEERETRLERRAHDDYLAREIDRTIAAVTAEYERFRFHRAATEIQELARLLRRYREYDRPHGEVYRRGLLTLAAVISPMAPHLGEELWNKLRGEGLVVAADWPEPERDISDYQRERRLVDRTLEDVRDIVDVADIDEPERIELVVAREWKYRAAKLVGQAAGDGDTRAVDVESVVDRVLEGDEFAVDRGTIAAFVGDLLGRDGGADGDQALSADSEFELLERATWLVTDEFGADVTVRRASDGDELAAKARPGKPAIHIN from the coding sequence ATGACGAGTCATTACGATCACGCGCAGGTACAGGAGTTCTGGCAGTACGTCTGGGAGCGCGACGACGTCTACGCGCTCGATCCCGACGCGGAGGACCCGACGTACGTTCTCGGCATGTTTCCCTACACGTCCGGCACACTCCACATGGGGCACATCCGCAACTACGCGATCACGGACGCGTACTCGCGCTATCGCCGGATGCGAGGCGACGACGTGCTTCACCCGATGGGGTGGGACGCGTTCGGCCTCCCCGCCGAAAACGCGGCCGTCGAGCGCAAGACCGACCCCGAATCCTGGACACAGGCCTGTATCCGGCGCATGCGCGAGGAACTCGAGACGATGGGCTTTGGCTACGACTGGTCTCGAGAGGTCACCACCTGCGAGCCCGAGTACTACCGGTGGAACCAGTGGCTGTTCGAGCGGCTCTACGAGGCCGGGCTCGTCGAGTACGAGGCGGCGACGGTCAACTGGTGTCCCGACTGTGAGACTGTCTTAGCCGATGCACAAGTTGCCGAGCGCGAGGTCGAACACAACGAGTCCTCGGACCGAGAGGCCGCCGAAGCCGCGACCAGCGGCGGCGAGCGGGTCTGCTGGCGCTGCGAGACGCCGGTCGGCCGGCGCGAACTCGACCAGTGGTTCTTCACGATCACCGACTACGCCGAGGAACTCTACGACGGACTCGAGGACCTCGAGGGCTGGCCCGAGGGCGTTCGCGAGATCCAGCGCAACTGGATCGGCCGCCAGGAAGGGGCCCGGATCGGCTTCGACGTGGCGGTCGACGGCGAGAGCAGCGATGGCGGCGACCACACGGTCGACGTGTTCACCACCCGGCCCGAGACGATCTACGGCGCGACCTACCTCGCGGTCTCGCCCGGACACGACCTGGCGCGGGAACTCGCCGAGTCCGACGACGACGTGGCCGAGTACGTCGACGCCGTCCGGGAGCAAGACCCCCACGAGGTCGGCTTCGCCGGCGTCGAGACCGACGCCACCGCGGTCCACCCACTGACCGGCGACGAACTTCCGGTCTACGTCGCCGGCTACGTCCTCGAGGACGTCGGGACGGGGGCCGTGATGGGCGTTCCCGGCCACAACGAGCGCGACCACGCCTTCGCGCTCGAGCACGACCTCCCGATCGAGCGCGTGATCGTTCCCGAGGCCACAGCGGGGAGCGACGGCGACGCCGGCCGCGACGGTAGCGACGGCGAAACCGCGGAAACGACTCCGTACACCGGCGAAGGCGTCCTCGAGAGCAGCGGCGAGTACGACGGTCTCGACAGCGAACGGGCTCGCGAGCGGCTCGTCGCGGACCACGAGGCGCTCGCAGAAGACGTCACCTACCGGCTGCGCGACTGGCTCATCTCCCGGCAGCGCTACTGGGGGACGCCGATCCCGGTCGTCCACTGCGACGACTGCGGGCGCGTCCTCGTCCCTGCGGAGGAGTTGCCGGTCGAACTGCCGGAGTTCGTCCAGACGACCGGGAACCCGCTGGACGCCGCCGAGGAGTGGAAAGAAACGACCTGCCCGGAGTGTGGCGGTCCGGCCGAGCGCGAGACCGACACGATGGACACCTTCGTCGACTCCTCGTGGTACTTCCTGCGCTTCCTCTCGCCACACCTCGAGGACGCCCCCTTCGACAGCGAGCTGGCCGACGAGTGGCTGCCCGTCGACGTCTACGTCGGCGGCGAGGAACACGCCATCCTCCACTTGCTCTATACCCGCTTTTTCACGCGGGCGCTGGCCGATCTGGGGCTGCTCGAGCGCCGCGAGCCGATCGCCGAACTCCGAAGCCAGGGGACGGTGCTGTACGACGGCGAGAAGATGTCCAGTTCGAAGGGCAACGTCGTCGCGCCCCAGGAGTACGGCGCCGAGACGACCCGGCTGTTCGTCCTCTCGGCGGCCCACCCCGAACAGGACTTCGAGTGGACCGCAAACAACGTCCGCGGCGCCTACGACCTCCAGCAGACCCTCTACGGGATGGCGACCGACTTCGTCGAAGAACGCGAGACGCGACTCGAGCGCCGGGCCCACGACGACTATCTGGCCCGCGAGATCGACCGCACGATCGCCGCCGTCACGGCGGAGTACGAGCGGTTCCGCTTCCACCGCGCCGCGACCGAGATTCAGGAACTCGCGCGACTGCTGCGCCGGTACCGCGAGTACGACCGGCCCCACGGCGAGGTCTACCGGCGCGGCCTGCTGACCCTCGCGGCGGTGATCTCGCCGATGGCTCCCCACCTCGGCGAGGAACTGTGGAACAAGCTCCGCGGCGAGGGGCTAGTCGTCGCGGCCGACTGGCCCGAACCCGAGCGCGACATCTCGGACTACCAGCGCGAGCGCCGACTGGTCGATCGCACCCTCGAGGACGTCCGCGACATCGTCGACGTCGCCGACATCGACGAACCCGAGCGGATCGAACTCGTCGTCGCCCGCGAGTGGAAGTACCGGGCCGCAAAACTGGTCGGTCAGGCCGCGGGCGACGGCGACACCAGGGCCGTCGACGTCGAGTCGGTCGTCGACCGAGTCCTCGAGGGCGACGAGTTTGCGGTCGACCGCGGGACCATCGCGGCGTTCGTCGGCGACCTTCTGGGACGCGACGGCGGCGCGGACGGCGACCAGGCGCTGTCGGCCGACAGCGAGTTCGAGCTGCTCGAGCGTGCGACCTGGCTCGTGACGGACGAGTTCGGCGCGGACGTGACCGTTCGCCGCGCGAGCGACGGCGACGAGTTAGCGGCGAAGGCCCGCCCCGGCAAACCGGCGATCCACATCAATTGA
- a CDS encoding SDR family oxidoreductase, with protein MTTTALVTGCSSGIGHETARALLEHGWRVYATARDRDRDGLEPLADRGADIAALDLTEPDAIERVVSRIREETGGVDCLVNNAGYGQFGPVEDVPTSLLERQFAVHCFGPHRLIRAVLPGMRRRGRGRIVTVTSAADRLALAGIGGYTASKWAMASLSDALRQELADTDIEVVVVQPGIVKTPFYDRAVRAVDDAAAATRNETRLSPATTAPDRTVTVVQPDHYTDLYRVLRRLRAVEGGGPFVNDPERVASTIREAATARNPDTHYRVGPVPLLGSLYGTLVPGTIRDRLTRLGIRIGASEPVLELLERRMADADAERYPPR; from the coding sequence ATGACGACCACTGCACTCGTGACCGGCTGCTCGTCCGGAATCGGCCACGAAACGGCTCGAGCGCTGCTCGAGCACGGCTGGCGCGTCTACGCGACGGCTCGCGACCGCGATCGAGACGGCCTCGAGCCCCTCGCCGATCGCGGGGCCGACATTGCAGCGCTCGACCTGACCGAACCCGACGCCATCGAGCGCGTCGTCTCGCGGATCCGCGAGGAGACCGGCGGCGTCGACTGCCTCGTCAACAATGCGGGCTACGGCCAGTTCGGTCCCGTCGAGGACGTGCCGACGAGCCTGCTCGAGCGCCAGTTCGCCGTCCACTGCTTCGGACCGCATCGGCTGATACGGGCGGTGCTCCCCGGAATGCGCCGGCGCGGGCGCGGACGGATCGTCACGGTTACCAGCGCCGCGGATCGGCTCGCGCTGGCGGGAATCGGCGGCTACACCGCATCGAAGTGGGCGATGGCGAGTCTGAGCGACGCGCTCCGGCAGGAGCTGGCCGATACCGACATCGAGGTCGTCGTCGTCCAGCCCGGAATCGTGAAAACGCCGTTTTACGATCGCGCCGTCCGAGCGGTCGACGACGCGGCCGCGGCTACGCGGAACGAGACGCGGCTGTCCCCCGCCACGACCGCCCCAGACCGGACCGTGACCGTCGTCCAGCCCGATCACTACACCGACCTCTACCGCGTCCTCCGGCGGCTCCGCGCCGTCGAGGGCGGCGGCCCGTTCGTCAACGACCCCGAGCGCGTCGCGTCGACGATCCGCGAGGCCGCGACCGCCCGGAACCCAGACACGCACTACCGCGTCGGACCGGTGCCGCTGCTCGGGTCGCTGTACGGGACGCTCGTCCCCGGCACGATCCGCGATCGGCTCACGCGTCTCGGGATCCGAATCGGCGCGAGCGAACCCGTTCTTGAGTTGCTCGAGCGACGCATGGCCGACGCGGACGCCGAGCGGTATCCGCCGCGGTAA
- a CDS encoding SPW repeat protein: MSESTTNEPATDESRARDDASGRKWLSGFVSLIGLWIAVSPYVYAQDQAMFWNNALIGAAIFLLAGYNYYRISDGHSTSTGVMSLVAILALWIAVSQWAIDGQFAMSGLEVAGIGLIWSNIVSGLVAAGLAAYIAYAGGRDVRTGTAAGTR, from the coding sequence ATGAGCGAGTCCACGACGAACGAACCAGCGACCGATGAATCGCGCGCCCGCGACGACGCGTCGGGACGAAAGTGGCTGAGCGGATTCGTGTCGCTGATCGGCCTCTGGATCGCCGTCTCGCCGTATGTCTACGCGCAAGACCAGGCCATGTTCTGGAACAACGCCCTGATCGGCGCGGCGATCTTCCTGCTCGCGGGGTACAACTACTACCGGATCAGCGACGGTCACTCGACGAGCACCGGCGTCATGTCGCTCGTCGCCATCCTCGCGCTGTGGATCGCCGTCTCACAGTGGGCCATCGACGGTCAGTTCGCGATGAGCGGCCTCGAGGTCGCCGGAATCGGACTGATCTGGAGTAACATCGTCTCCGGGCTCGTCGCCGCCGGGCTGGCGGCGTATATCGCCTACGCCGGCGGTCGAGATGTGCGCACCGGAACGGCAGCCGGTACGCGGTAG
- a CDS encoding carboxypeptidase regulatory-like domain-containing protein, which translates to MRRNVRRRQTKTRSLQRSVQVLLILSGIAFLLAGLVLAASGASITSAFGAVDDRMGGSDQSADDGSTGESAGGNESTGANESGGDGAGSGSGQNGGDDSGDTGNETAGSGGDGTGGEDDGDGTTEVETHVLTTVVETQTGQPVTNATVTLDSGADSSQQRSVDDTGAAEFDRENGQYTVTATADGYETTERTVQIDGADRTVTLTLTERSDSGGGDNGGDSDDGTHSLAVSVASENGSPITNATVELRDESGLFASSETKTVGGNGTAVFERENGGYTIVATADGYETTRRTVQLDGSDQTVTLLLESRDG; encoded by the coding sequence ATGCGCCGCAATGTCAGACGACGGCAGACGAAGACTCGATCGCTCCAGCGCAGCGTCCAGGTGCTGCTCATCCTCAGCGGGATCGCGTTCCTGCTGGCCGGCTTGGTACTCGCTGCGAGCGGTGCCTCCATCACCAGTGCGTTCGGTGCGGTCGACGACAGAATGGGCGGTTCCGACCAGTCGGCCGACGACGGCTCGACGGGCGAATCCGCCGGTGGAAACGAGTCCACTGGCGCGAACGAGTCCGGCGGCGATGGCGCCGGCTCCGGCAGCGGGCAAAACGGCGGTGATGACAGCGGCGACACCGGTAACGAAACCGCCGGCTCCGGCGGCGATGGAACCGGCGGCGAAGACGACGGCGACGGCACTACTGAGGTCGAAACGCACGTCCTGACGACCGTCGTGGAAACCCAGACCGGTCAGCCGGTCACCAACGCGACCGTCACTCTCGATAGCGGGGCTGACTCGAGTCAACAGCGGTCGGTCGACGACACCGGAGCGGCCGAGTTCGATCGCGAGAACGGCCAATATACGGTCACCGCGACCGCGGACGGATACGAAACGACGGAACGGACCGTCCAGATCGACGGCGCCGACCGGACGGTCACGCTGACGCTGACGGAACGCAGCGACAGCGGCGGTGGTGACAACGGCGGTGACAGCGACGACGGAACCCACTCTCTGGCGGTGTCCGTCGCCTCCGAGAACGGATCACCGATCACCAACGCGACCGTCGAACTCCGGGACGAATCGGGGCTGTTCGCCTCGAGCGAGACGAAAACGGTCGGTGGAAACGGAACGGCCGTCTTCGAGCGCGAGAACGGCGGGTATACGATCGTCGCGACCGCGGACGGGTACGAGACCACACGTCGGACCGTCCAGCTCGACGGCTCGGACCAGACGGTCACGCTGTTGCTCGAGTCGCGCGACGGCTAA